One part of the Methylobacterium mesophilicum SR1.6/6 genome encodes these proteins:
- the motA gene encoding flagellar motor stator protein MotA, giving the protein MRLIVGTMIVFACVFGSYAAMGGHLVVLWQPFEFVIILGAAIGAFIIGNTGPVLKAVPAMLGTLVKGPKYTQQSYVELLGMQYSLFKLAKSKGAMAIEPHIENPEDSALFNAFPSFAANHHAVEFVCDYMRMVTLGANNVHEIDALMDEELETHHQEQERIVSAMQSLADGTPALGIVAAVLGVIKTMGAIKEPPEVLGHLIGGALVGTFFGVFIAYGFFGPMAQSLKSLFEAESKYYLSLKTGLLAHIGGQPPVMAIEFARKSLMSDVRPTFSEVEAATAALPAQS; this is encoded by the coding sequence ATGCGGCTGATCGTCGGCACGATGATCGTCTTCGCTTGCGTCTTCGGCAGCTACGCGGCGATGGGTGGCCATCTGGTCGTCCTGTGGCAGCCGTTCGAGTTCGTGATCATCCTCGGTGCGGCGATCGGTGCCTTCATCATCGGTAACACAGGACCGGTGCTCAAGGCCGTGCCGGCCATGCTGGGCACCCTGGTGAAGGGCCCCAAATACACGCAGCAAAGCTACGTAGAATTGCTGGGGATGCAGTACTCGTTGTTCAAGCTCGCGAAATCCAAGGGTGCGATGGCGATCGAGCCTCACATCGAGAACCCGGAAGATTCGGCGCTTTTCAACGCCTTCCCGTCCTTCGCAGCGAATCATCACGCGGTCGAGTTCGTCTGCGATTACATGCGTATGGTGACGCTCGGCGCCAATAATGTCCACGAGATCGACGCGCTTATGGATGAGGAACTGGAGACGCACCACCAGGAGCAAGAGCGCATCGTTTCGGCCATGCAGTCGCTTGCCGACGGAACACCCGCGCTCGGCATCGTCGCCGCCGTGCTCGGCGTGATCAAGACAATGGGGGCGATCAAGGAGCCGCCGGAGGTGCTGGGACATCTGATCGGCGGTGCGCTGGTCGGCACCTTCTTCGGCGTCTTCATCGCCTATGGGTTCTTCGGGCCCATGGCGCAGTCGCTGAAGAGTCTCTTCGAGGCCGAGTCCAAATACTATCTTTCCCTCAAGACGGGGCTTCTCGCGCACATCGGCGGCCAGCCGCCGGTGATGGCGATCGAATTCGCCCGCAAGTCCCTGATGAGCGACGTCCGTCCGACCTTCAGCGAAGTGGAAGCGGCAACCGCCGCTCTGCCCGCCCAAAGCTGA
- a CDS encoding flagellar motor protein MotB, whose translation MTTPIQPIIIKKVKKAAHAHHGGAWKIAYADFVTAMMAFFLLMWLISMTTQEQKIGLAEYFAPGALSPATSGAGGMMYGTALDTTGNKASTPRDAARGSAQQADGARVTGPGRANELDASKPPSTVQADYSAIASLRQALQDMPDIAELSRNIVIEQTKEGVNVSLVDQDGRSMFREGSVDPYERTRRVLEAIAPALRRLPNRLSITGYTAAARPGSARAGEPWNLTAGRALAVREILAGAGVPNDNFASVVGRADTEPVFPDNPYIAPNRRVTITLLNASPPVPPNFLR comes from the coding sequence ATGACCACGCCCATCCAGCCGATCATCATCAAGAAGGTCAAGAAGGCCGCCCATGCCCACCACGGCGGGGCCTGGAAGATCGCCTATGCGGACTTCGTGACTGCCATGATGGCGTTCTTCCTGCTGATGTGGCTGATCAGCATGACGACGCAGGAGCAGAAAATCGGTTTGGCAGAGTATTTCGCGCCGGGGGCCTTGAGCCCTGCAACCAGCGGCGCGGGCGGAATGATGTACGGCACCGCCCTGGACACGACAGGCAACAAGGCGTCTACCCCCCGCGACGCGGCGCGGGGCTCCGCGCAGCAGGCGGATGGGGCGCGCGTGACCGGTCCCGGTCGCGCCAACGAGCTCGACGCCAGCAAGCCGCCCTCCACCGTGCAGGCTGACTACAGTGCCATAGCCAGCCTCCGGCAGGCGCTCCAGGACATGCCTGACATCGCCGAACTGTCGCGCAACATCGTGATCGAGCAAACGAAGGAGGGGGTCAACGTGTCCCTCGTGGACCAGGACGGTCGGTCCATGTTCCGCGAGGGGTCTGTTGATCCCTACGAGCGCACCCGCCGCGTGCTGGAGGCGATCGCGCCCGCTCTGCGCCGGCTGCCCAATCGCCTGTCCATCACCGGCTACACGGCCGCCGCGCGCCCGGGCTCGGCGCGGGCGGGCGAACCGTGGAATCTCACCGCCGGCCGTGCGCTCGCCGTACGAGAGATCCTGGCGGGCGCCGGGGTTCCCAACGACAACTTCGCTTCCGTTGTGGGACGCGCCGACACCGAGCCGGTCTTCCCAGACAATCCCTACATCGCGCCGAACCGACGGGTCACGATCACCCTGCTCAATGCGAGCCCGCCTGTGCCCCCGAACTTCCTTCGCTGA
- a CDS encoding AtuA-related protein, which produces MKLRALAHSRTGDKGNTSNISLIAYDVADYDHLATHVTPERVKQHFQGIVTGEVVRYALPKIGALNFVLKGALGGGVTRSLALDAHGKGLGLALLDLDIPERT; this is translated from the coding sequence ATGAAGCTGCGCGCGCTCGCCCACTCCCGCACCGGCGACAAGGGCAACACGTCGAACATCTCGCTGATCGCCTATGACGTCGCGGACTATGATCATTTGGCGACGCACGTCACGCCGGAGCGGGTGAAACAGCATTTTCAGGGGATCGTGACTGGGGAGGTCGTCCGCTATGCGTTGCCGAAGATCGGGGCGCTCAATTTCGTCCTGAAGGGTGCTCTCGGCGGCGGCGTGACCCGCTCGCTGGCACTCGACGCGCACGGGAAGGGACTGGGCTTAGCCCTCCTCGATCTCGACATTCCGGAGCGAACCTGA
- a CDS encoding acyclic terpene utilization AtuA family protein, which produces MRTVRLGAGAGYAGDRIEPAVELAEKGEIDYLVFECLAERTIALAQQAKLQDPQGGYDPLLEARMRAVLAHCRARGIRIVTNMGAANPRAAAQKIGGLARELGLAGLKIAAVTGDDVLDAVRGGDFTLEESGEPVASLGNRIISANAYLGAAPIVAALADGADVVITGRVGDPALFLAPLVHEFGWAMDDWERLGRGTLVGHLLECAGQITGGYFADPGCKDVPHLARLGFPIGIVSEDGTVEITKVEGSGGRISLATCKEQLLYEVHDPARYLQPDVVGDFSSVEMEQVGPDRVRATGATGSPATGLLKVSVGYLDSYIGEGQISYAGPSALARGRLARDVVLERLALIGVATSELRCDLIGLDALHGEALSGGREPYEVRLRIAGRTETHAEAVRIGNEVETLYTNGPAGGGGAWKSAREVVAVQSVLVPAALAQPRVQFVEA; this is translated from the coding sequence ATGAGAACCGTCCGCTTGGGCGCCGGTGCAGGCTACGCTGGCGATCGCATCGAGCCCGCTGTCGAACTCGCCGAGAAAGGTGAGATCGACTACCTCGTCTTCGAGTGTCTCGCCGAGCGCACCATTGCCCTCGCGCAGCAGGCCAAGCTGCAGGACCCTCAAGGCGGCTACGATCCGCTCCTCGAGGCGCGCATGCGTGCGGTCCTCGCGCATTGCCGGGCCCGCGGCATCCGCATCGTGACCAACATGGGCGCGGCCAATCCGCGTGCCGCGGCACAGAAGATCGGAGGCTTGGCGCGGGAACTCGGTCTCGCCGGGCTGAAGATCGCCGCGGTCACCGGTGACGACGTGCTCGACGCGGTGCGCGGCGGCGATTTCACCCTGGAAGAGAGCGGCGAGCCGGTGGCCAGTCTCGGCAACCGCATCATCTCGGCCAATGCCTATCTCGGCGCAGCACCGATCGTTGCCGCGCTCGCGGATGGCGCCGACGTGGTCATCACCGGCCGCGTCGGCGATCCGGCCCTGTTCCTCGCCCCCCTGGTTCACGAGTTCGGCTGGGCGATGGACGATTGGGAACGGCTTGGCCGAGGCACCCTGGTCGGACACCTGCTCGAATGCGCCGGTCAGATCACCGGGGGCTACTTCGCCGATCCGGGCTGCAAGGACGTGCCGCATCTCGCGCGTCTCGGTTTTCCCATCGGTATCGTGTCGGAGGACGGCACGGTCGAGATCACGAAGGTCGAGGGCTCGGGCGGCCGCATCAGCCTCGCCACCTGCAAGGAGCAGTTGCTCTACGAGGTGCACGATCCAGCCCGGTACCTTCAGCCGGACGTGGTCGGCGACTTCTCCAGCGTGGAGATGGAGCAGGTTGGTCCCGATCGTGTCCGGGCGACCGGCGCGACGGGTTCGCCGGCGACGGGCCTGCTCAAGGTCTCGGTCGGGTATCTGGATTCCTACATCGGCGAGGGGCAGATCTCCTACGCCGGACCGAGCGCCCTGGCTCGCGGCCGTCTGGCCCGGGACGTGGTGCTTGAGCGCCTTGCGCTCATCGGTGTGGCGACGAGCGAGCTGCGTTGTGACCTCATCGGCCTCGATGCACTTCACGGGGAGGCCCTCTCAGGTGGACGGGAGCCCTATGAAGTCCGGCTCCGCATCGCAGGTCGGACAGAGACCCATGCTGAGGCTGTCCGGATCGGAAACGAGGTAGAGACGCTCTACACCAACGGGCCTGCGGGCGGTGGCGGTGCCTGGAAGTCAGCGCGCGAGGTGGTGGCGGTGCAGTCGGTCCTCGTTCCGGCCGCGCTCGCTCAGCCGCGCGTACAGTTCGTCGAAGCCTGA
- a CDS encoding CitMHS family transporter, with product MLALLGLCTIVLLLAVILTKRMSPLVALIVIPVAAALVGGFGLDTGKFVLTGLQSLAGVVGMFVFAILFFGIVSDAGMLDPIIDRILATVGTRPTRIVPGTTLLALLIHLDGSGAVTFLITIPAMLPLYDRVGIDRRILACAASMAAGVNFLPWTGPMIRASAALKLPIPEIFSPLVPVQAVGLVFIFAVSYWLGLREERRLARMPQPATAGTDAAPMMATRRLSDAEQALRRPDRFWINIGLTALVLGTMVFMAEKVPPALMFMLGTSLALLINYPQVDAERQRIDAHAKAAILMASILLAAGVFTGIMQGTGMLKAMAQAAVTFVPPEMGRHIPFALGLVSMPLSMLFDPDSFYFGVLPVVSEVAHQLGVPPVQIAQGALLGQMTTGFPVSPLTPATFLVCGLTGIDLADHQKFTFPFLLAASVVMTFACVALGLFPL from the coding sequence ATGCTGGCTCTGCTCGGCCTGTGCACGATCGTGCTGCTGCTCGCCGTCATCCTGACCAAGCGCATGTCCCCGCTGGTGGCGCTGATCGTGATCCCGGTAGCGGCCGCGCTGGTGGGTGGCTTCGGCCTCGACACCGGCAAATTCGTCCTCACGGGCCTGCAGAGTCTGGCCGGCGTCGTCGGCATGTTCGTGTTCGCGATCCTGTTCTTCGGCATCGTCAGCGATGCCGGGATGCTCGATCCGATCATCGACCGAATCCTCGCCACGGTCGGCACCCGTCCAACCCGGATCGTGCCCGGTACGACGCTGCTGGCGCTGCTGATCCACCTCGACGGGTCAGGCGCGGTGACGTTCCTGATCACGATCCCCGCGATGCTGCCCCTCTACGACCGTGTCGGCATCGACCGGCGCATCCTGGCCTGCGCGGCCTCGATGGCGGCGGGCGTGAATTTCCTGCCCTGGACCGGGCCGATGATCCGCGCCTCCGCCGCGCTCAAGCTGCCGATCCCGGAGATCTTCTCGCCGCTCGTTCCGGTGCAGGCGGTCGGTCTCGTGTTCATCTTCGCCGTCTCGTACTGGCTCGGCCTGCGGGAGGAGCGGCGTCTCGCACGCATGCCGCAACCTGCCACCGCTGGAACGGACGCAGCGCCGATGATGGCTACGCGCAGATTGAGCGACGCGGAGCAAGCCCTGCGAAGGCCGGACCGGTTCTGGATCAACATCGGCCTTACGGCTCTCGTGCTCGGAACGATGGTGTTCATGGCCGAGAAGGTGCCCCCGGCGCTGATGTTCATGCTTGGGACGTCCCTGGCGTTGCTTATCAACTACCCGCAGGTGGACGCCGAGCGTCAGCGCATCGATGCCCACGCCAAAGCGGCGATCCTGATGGCCTCGATCCTCCTGGCGGCCGGCGTGTTCACCGGGATCATGCAGGGCACCGGGATGCTCAAGGCCATGGCACAGGCCGCCGTGACCTTCGTGCCGCCGGAGATGGGACGACACATTCCCTTCGCGCTCGGCCTCGTCTCGATGCCTCTGTCAATGCTGTTCGACCCTGACTCGTTCTACTTCGGCGTCCTGCCCGTCGTGTCCGAGGTCGCCCACCAACTCGGCGTACCGCCGGTACAGATCGCCCAGGGCGCGCTGCTCGGCCAGATGACCACAGGCTTTCCGGTGAGCCCGCTGACACCGGCGACGTTCCTGGTGTGTGGCCTGACCGGCATCGATCTGGCTGACCACCAGAAGTTCACCTTCCCGTTCCTGCTGGCAGCCTCGGTGGTGATGACCTTCGCCTGCGTCGCCCTCGGCCTGTTCCCCCTTTGA
- a CDS encoding LysR family transcriptional regulator has product MDLNLRQVRAFVSVVQAGSFTRAAALLNLSQPALTVQIQRLEESLDARLLDRTSRTVAPTRLGRDLLPIFQRVLRDLDKVVLDARDLAAHRHGVVRVATLPSFAAAALAEAIALYRQDHPGVTFVIKDVIAQRVLDLVRAEDVDVGIVGGDVRDPDLTVLHRTSDALHVVYPQGHPVGTLPKVTIDTLAEFPLVLMDPATSVRAVVDLAFIGAGRLPMIACEATYMMTAIGMVRAGLGLTILPGSAREIQAEPGLRSRLIDDPQFERPICLIKKAGRTMPKAVETFCALLSTLAVRPVS; this is encoded by the coding sequence ATGGATCTGAACCTGCGGCAGGTACGCGCTTTCGTTTCCGTCGTTCAGGCAGGCAGCTTCACCCGCGCCGCTGCCCTGCTGAACCTGTCGCAGCCGGCGCTCACCGTGCAGATCCAGCGCCTGGAAGAGAGTCTCGACGCGCGACTCCTCGACCGCACGAGTCGCACCGTGGCGCCGACCCGCCTCGGACGCGATCTCCTGCCAATCTTCCAGCGGGTTCTGCGCGATCTCGACAAGGTGGTGCTCGATGCCCGCGACCTCGCAGCCCACCGTCACGGCGTCGTGCGCGTCGCGACCCTGCCGTCCTTCGCGGCGGCCGCGCTGGCCGAGGCGATCGCGCTCTATCGCCAGGACCATCCGGGAGTGACATTCGTCATCAAGGACGTGATCGCGCAGCGCGTCCTCGATCTCGTGCGCGCCGAGGACGTCGATGTGGGCATCGTCGGCGGCGACGTCCGCGATCCGGACCTCACCGTCCTCCATCGGACGAGCGACGCCCTGCACGTCGTCTATCCCCAAGGCCACCCGGTCGGCACGCTCCCGAAAGTCACGATCGACACGCTGGCTGAATTTCCTCTGGTCTTGATGGATCCCGCCACGAGCGTGCGGGCCGTGGTCGATCTCGCCTTCATCGGCGCGGGACGTCTGCCGATGATAGCCTGTGAGGCGACCTACATGATGACGGCGATCGGCATGGTTCGGGCCGGGCTTGGTTTGACGATACTTCCGGGTTCGGCGCGCGAGATCCAGGCTGAGCCCGGTCTGCGATCGCGCCTGATCGACGATCCGCAATTCGAGCGTCCGATCTGCCTGATCAAGAAGGCGGGCCGGACGATGCCGAAGGCGGTCGAGACGTTCTGCGCCCTGTTGTCGACCTTAGCTGTGCGGCCCGTGAGTTAG
- the eno gene encoding phosphopyruvate hydratase — MTDAIIRGVHGRRVWDSRGRPTVEVEVTLHEGIVGRAIAPAGASTGSGEAVDLRDAGAAFGGLDVRRAIGNVNGPIAQTLVGMDAGDLAAVDAAMIALDGTPDKSRLGGNALVATSMAALQAHACAAGLPVWKLLAGSQRVRIPLPEIQIFGGGAHAERRVDVQDFMVMCPGAGSFAEALDWTAEIYRAAGGLMRKAGKLQGVADEGGYWPVFASNEEALDTLVLAIEAAGFKPGADVAISLDVAASEFGEAGIYALALDGRRLDTGQMIDMLAGWLRTYPIVSVEDPVAEDDTDGFQAFVARFGPRCQIIGDDFLVTNAARVKRAARDRSANAVLIKPNQAGTITETYAALRAGRDAGFGTIVSARSGETEDTTIVDLAVGWDAGQFKVGSFSRSERMAKWNAMLRIEESMGSDAVFSGWSALPFRRSGPHPEGDMPLSN; from the coding sequence GTGACCGATGCCATCATCAGAGGCGTTCACGGACGCCGCGTCTGGGACTCCCGCGGTCGCCCGACCGTCGAGGTCGAGGTCACCCTGCACGAGGGGATCGTCGGTCGTGCGATCGCGCCGGCAGGAGCATCCACCGGCTCGGGCGAGGCAGTCGATCTGCGAGACGCCGGCGCGGCTTTCGGCGGTCTCGACGTCCGCCGCGCGATCGGCAACGTGAACGGTCCCATCGCCCAAACTCTGGTCGGAATGGACGCAGGCGATCTCGCGGCGGTCGACGCCGCGATGATCGCGCTCGACGGGACCCCCGACAAGTCGCGGCTTGGCGGCAATGCCCTCGTCGCGACCTCGATGGCTGCGCTGCAAGCCCATGCCTGCGCCGCCGGCCTTCCCGTCTGGAAGCTTCTGGCCGGGTCGCAACGGGTGCGCATCCCCCTCCCTGAGATCCAGATCTTCGGGGGCGGGGCCCATGCCGAGCGACGCGTCGACGTTCAGGATTTCATGGTGATGTGCCCCGGCGCTGGCTCCTTCGCCGAGGCCCTCGACTGGACGGCCGAGATCTATCGCGCGGCCGGCGGCCTGATGCGCAAGGCCGGCAAGCTCCAGGGCGTGGCGGACGAGGGCGGGTACTGGCCCGTCTTCGCCTCCAATGAGGAGGCGCTGGACACGCTCGTGCTGGCGATCGAGGCTGCAGGCTTCAAGCCCGGCGCCGACGTGGCGATCTCTCTGGATGTCGCGGCCTCGGAGTTCGGGGAAGCCGGCATCTACGCCCTGGCGCTTGACGGACGGAGGCTCGATACGGGCCAGATGATCGACATGCTCGCAGGCTGGCTCCGGACGTATCCCATCGTGTCGGTCGAAGATCCCGTGGCCGAAGACGACACCGACGGCTTCCAGGCCTTCGTGGCGCGCTTCGGCCCGCGGTGCCAGATCATCGGGGATGATTTTCTGGTGACGAACGCGGCGCGGGTGAAGCGGGCCGCCCGTGACCGTTCAGCCAATGCGGTGTTGATCAAGCCGAACCAGGCCGGCACAATTACGGAGACATATGCGGCCCTGCGCGCCGGTCGCGACGCCGGCTTTGGCACCATCGTATCGGCGCGCTCAGGCGAGACGGAGGACACCACCATCGTGGATCTGGCGGTCGGCTGGGATGCCGGGCAGTTCAAGGTTGGATCTTTTTCCCGCTCGGAGCGCATGGCCAAGTGGAACGCGATGTTGCGCATCGAGGAGAGCATGGGCAGCGATGCGGTGTTCTCGGGCTGGTCGGCCCTGCCGTTCAGGAGGAGTGGCCCGCATCCTGAAGGCGACATGCCGTTGTCGAACTGA
- a CDS encoding phosphotransferase family protein yields MDVGPSSPVESDPAIRAFLEQSGLVKTGEAAQLVPLTGGVASDIFRVELGDRRFVVKRALARLRVEQEWNAPVSRNASEVGWFIEAQRAVSNAVPKILAHNPAAGVFAMTYLDPATYPIWKNELRDGRISQAFAAAVGQAIVAVHQATARSADVARRFRNDETFHAIRLEPYLEATARRHSDLAEELYALSREAIQRKLALVHGDVSPKNILAGPAGPILLDAECAWYGEPAFDLAFCLNHLLLKCVWKRQHATRYIACFDALSAAYLSGVQWERPEDLEARAARLLPALLLGRVDGKSPVEYITTEADRERVRQVARRLIARCPRRLAHVRDQWAKEILP; encoded by the coding sequence ATGGATGTCGGCCCATCGTCGCCGGTCGAATCCGATCCGGCCATCAGGGCATTTCTCGAACAGTCTGGATTGGTGAAGACCGGCGAAGCAGCGCAACTCGTGCCTCTGACAGGCGGGGTCGCGTCGGACATCTTCCGGGTGGAGCTTGGCGACCGCAGGTTTGTCGTGAAGAGGGCTCTGGCTCGCCTGCGGGTCGAACAGGAATGGAACGCTCCGGTCTCGCGAAATGCCAGCGAGGTGGGCTGGTTCATCGAGGCGCAGCGCGCCGTCTCGAACGCCGTTCCGAAAATCCTCGCGCACAACCCCGCCGCGGGCGTGTTCGCAATGACCTATCTCGACCCTGCGACTTATCCGATTTGGAAGAACGAGCTCCGCGACGGCCGGATCAGCCAGGCGTTCGCCGCGGCGGTCGGCCAAGCCATTGTCGCCGTTCACCAGGCGACCGCTCGATCGGCGGACGTCGCGCGCCGCTTCCGCAACGATGAGACGTTCCACGCCATCCGCCTGGAACCTTACCTTGAGGCGACGGCGCGACGACACAGCGACCTCGCGGAAGAGCTGTACGCGCTGTCCCGCGAAGCGATCCAGCGCAAGCTGGCTCTGGTGCACGGGGACGTCAGTCCGAAGAACATCCTGGCCGGTCCAGCCGGACCGATCCTCCTCGACGCCGAATGCGCCTGGTACGGCGAACCCGCCTTCGACTTGGCCTTCTGCCTCAATCACCTCCTCCTCAAGTGCGTCTGGAAGCGGCAGCACGCGACGCGGTACATCGCCTGTTTCGATGCCCTTTCAGCTGCCTATCTCTCCGGTGTGCAGTGGGAGCGGCCCGAGGATCTGGAGGCGCGTGCAGCGCGGCTCCTGCCGGCACTCCTTCTCGGACGCGTCGATGGCAAGTCGCCCGTCGAGTACATCACAACGGAAGCCGATCGCGAGCGGGTCAGGCAGGTGGCCCGTCGCCTGATCGCGCGCTGTCCGCGGCGGCTGGCCCACGTTCGAGACCAGTGGGCGAAGGAGATCCTGCCGTGA
- a CDS encoding VOC family protein gives MIGYVTLGTKDLKRAAQFYDALAHELGAGRTMESDDFIAWGESGGGAGICLTKPFDGNPATVGNGVMVALGAKDREQVARLHRLALDLGGSSEGGPGVRGNYYVAYFRDLDGNKLNAFVTRWQRDNAPLNK, from the coding sequence ATGATCGGATACGTGACCCTCGGAACGAAAGATCTGAAGCGAGCGGCTCAGTTTTATGACGCCCTGGCTCATGAGCTGGGTGCCGGTCGCACCATGGAGAGCGACGACTTCATTGCCTGGGGGGAGAGCGGCGGGGGAGCAGGCATCTGCTTGACCAAACCTTTCGACGGCAATCCGGCCACGGTCGGCAATGGCGTGATGGTTGCGCTTGGCGCCAAGGATCGCGAGCAAGTGGCCCGATTGCACAGGCTGGCGCTCGATCTTGGCGGCAGCAGCGAGGGCGGGCCGGGGGTGCGCGGCAACTACTACGTGGCCTACTTCCGTGACCTCGATGGCAACAAGCTCAACGCCTTCGTTACGCGGTGGCAGCGCGACAACGCTCCCTTGAATAAGTAG
- a CDS encoding phosphate acetyltransferase, giving the protein MVPTLASERPSVETRRHDKYDRLIATAKALPKLRVAVAHPCDEASLGAALEAAALGLIEPILVGPPGKIGAVAAALGADPSAHRRVDAIHSHDAAARAVALVRAGEAEALMKGSLHTDELMAAVVRPDSGLRTARRISHCFVMDVPGHATPLIVTDAAINIAPTLAEKRDITQNAIDLAHALGVERVRVAIVSAVETVNPKVPSTLDAAALCKMADRDQITGALLDGPLALDNAIDFGAARIKKIRSPVAGQANILVVPNLEAGNMLAKSLTFLAGADAARIVLGARVPIILTSRADSRVTRLASCAVAALFAAAQRTARLLPEV; this is encoded by the coding sequence ATGGTGCCGACCTTGGCTTCCGAGCGGCCATCGGTGGAAACGCGCCGCCACGACAAGTACGACCGGCTGATCGCTACCGCCAAGGCGCTGCCGAAGCTGCGGGTGGCGGTTGCTCACCCTTGCGATGAGGCCTCGCTCGGGGCCGCCCTCGAAGCGGCGGCACTCGGTCTTATCGAGCCCATCCTGGTAGGGCCGCCGGGCAAGATCGGCGCGGTCGCGGCTGCCCTCGGTGCGGACCCCAGTGCCCATCGCCGCGTGGACGCCATTCACAGCCATGACGCTGCAGCCCGGGCTGTCGCCCTCGTACGTGCCGGCGAGGCCGAGGCGCTGATGAAGGGCAGCCTCCACACCGACGAACTCATGGCCGCCGTGGTCCGCCCGGACAGCGGTCTGCGCACCGCCCGCCGCATCAGCCACTGCTTCGTCATGGATGTGCCGGGGCATGCGACGCCCCTCATCGTGACCGACGCCGCCATCAACATCGCGCCAACGCTCGCGGAGAAGCGCGACATCACGCAGAATGCCATCGATCTCGCGCACGCCCTGGGCGTCGAGAGGGTTCGGGTCGCCATCGTCTCGGCCGTGGAGACCGTCAACCCGAAGGTGCCCTCGACGCTCGATGCCGCCGCCCTCTGCAAGATGGCCGACCGGGACCAGATCACGGGAGCCTTGCTGGACGGGCCGCTCGCCCTCGACAACGCCATCGACTTCGGAGCGGCCCGGATCAAGAAGATCCGCTCACCCGTAGCCGGCCAGGCCAACATCCTCGTCGTTCCCAATCTCGAAGCCGGCAACATGCTGGCCAAGAGCCTGACCTTCCTGGCCGGCGCCGATGCCGCGCGCATCGTGCTCGGGGCCCGGGTCCCGATCATCCTGACGAGCCGGGCCGATTCCCGCGTGACGCGGCTCGCCTCCTGCGCGGTCGCCGCGCTGTTCGCAGCCGCGCAGCGGACCGCGCGTCTGCTGCCCGAGGTCTAG
- a CDS encoding acetate/propionate family kinase, giving the protein MTPVLLVLNAGSSSLKFQVFASDDAAGPCRLFRGLFEGLGGSAHLIIRDGTGSVVAEARFDRGGAFGHEEALLHVSAWLGEQSGGFRLIAAGHRIVHGGTTYSEPVRVDTQVLEALERLVPLAPLHQPHNLEPIRILQRRLPDLPQIACFDTAFHAGQPEIARLFAVPHAMIERGVRRYGFHGLSYAYIASVLAEYDPALAAGRVIVAHLGSGASLCALNRGASVATTMGFSALDGLPMGTRCGSLDAGVVFYMLREMKLGPDEAERMLYTQSGLLGVSGISNDMRTLRSVAVTDPDARRAIDLFVYRIGRELGSLVAALGGIDALIFTAGIGENDAATRAEVLRGAAWAGFTLDEAANASGSPRVTRGSGPSAWVIPTDEELMIARGTRAVLAQHESSRPRPTLRATGDRHGSVENEAADRSRTRRRNLHVGR; this is encoded by the coding sequence ATGACCCCGGTCCTGCTCGTGCTGAACGCGGGCTCGTCGAGCCTGAAGTTCCAGGTCTTCGCGTCCGACGATGCAGCGGGCCCGTGCCGCCTCTTCAGGGGCCTCTTCGAAGGCCTCGGCGGGTCCGCCCATCTGATCATCCGGGACGGCACCGGCTCGGTGGTCGCCGAGGCGAGGTTCGATCGCGGGGGGGCGTTCGGCCACGAGGAAGCGCTGCTGCACGTGTCGGCGTGGCTCGGCGAGCAAAGCGGCGGCTTTCGGCTGATCGCCGCAGGACATCGGATCGTCCACGGCGGCACGACCTATTCCGAGCCCGTGCGGGTGGACACCCAGGTCCTGGAAGCCCTCGAGCGGCTGGTTCCGCTCGCCCCCCTTCACCAGCCGCACAACCTCGAACCGATCCGGATCCTGCAGCGGCGCCTCCCCGACCTGCCCCAGATCGCCTGCTTCGACACGGCCTTCCATGCCGGCCAGCCGGAGATCGCCCGGCTCTTCGCCGTGCCGCACGCGATGATCGAGCGCGGCGTGCGGCGCTACGGCTTCCACGGCCTGTCCTACGCCTACATCGCCTCGGTGCTGGCGGAGTACGACCCGGCCCTGGCCGCAGGACGCGTGATCGTCGCGCATCTCGGCAGCGGCGCCAGCCTGTGTGCCCTGAACCGCGGCGCCAGCGTCGCGACCACGATGGGCTTCTCCGCCCTCGACGGGCTGCCCATGGGCACGCGCTGCGGCAGCCTCGATGCCGGCGTCGTGTTCTACATGCTGCGCGAGATGAAGCTCGGCCCGGACGAGGCGGAGCGCATGCTCTACACCCAGTCGGGGCTGCTTGGCGTCTCGGGAATCTCGAACGACATGCGCACGCTGCGCAGCGTCGCGGTGACCGACCCCGATGCCCGCCGCGCCATCGACCTGTTCGTCTACCGGATCGGACGGGAACTCGGCTCCCTAGTGGCGGCGCTGGGCGGCATCGACGCCCTCATCTTCACGGCGGGGATCGGCGAGAACGACGCCGCCACCCGCGCCGAGGTCCTGCGGGGTGCCGCCTGGGCGGGGTTCACCCTCGACGAGGCGGCCAATGCGTCCGGCAGCCCGCGCGTGACCCGCGGCTCCGGGCCGTCCGCCTGGGTCATCCCGACCGACGAGGAACTGATGATCGCGCGCGGCACGCGCGCGGTGCTGGCCCAGCACGAAAGCAGCCGGCCGCGGCCGACCCTACGAGCAACGGGAGATCGCCATGGAAGCGTTGAAAACGAGGCCGCCGACCGATCTCGAACTCGCCGACGAAACCTTCATGTCGGCCGCTGA